The DNA sequence GGTACTGACTTCCTGAATCTTTTTCCTTCTGATGATAACAAGCAGGTGATATTGTAAAAATCTCTCTCCAGGTATTTATTGAAAAATTTCATGAATTGTAGCTTCATAATAAGCTCCGGCGCTTTACGTTTTTTTCTATCTTTAGATGTAATCAGGCGCTCCAGACTCTTCACACGGCCATAATTTGAAATAGCATAGTTTTCAAAATTTTCAATAGGTTTCCATTTTTCACCTGTCAGATTCCTGAGTGAAGTATTGTAAAGTACTTCATTTAAGTAACGGTCATTTATATAGTTAGTCAAGTTCATTAAAAATTTGTCAGAAGAAAGAATAGTATGGTATCATGAAAACAAAAATATAAAACTCAAAATATAAATAAAAGGAATGTGGTATGATAGAAATACAAGCTTTTAAGTAAACTATTATGATCCCATGAAATGAACATATAATTTTATTTCAAAAAGATCAGCATTCTTATGGTAATCCGTAATAAGGTATTCTTTGATATTGGTATTTTTGAAACATTTCTAATTAAAAATTTTGCATTTAAAATTTAATACGACATATTCTGTCGCTTATCTAAAATACCTTTGTATTATATAGATGTAACAGTTTAAAAATGAGAAAGTAAAAACATGATGTAATTCATATTAAATGTTTTTAAAGTGAAATTAATGAATGCTTAAAAGCGTTAAATTTGCACGATTTTAAATCAACCTAAATAAAATTAAAAATATATAACATAAGCATGAAAAAACTCTACTTGAGTGCATTTACTTTATGCATAGGCTTAGGTCTCTCAGCTCAAGATATAGTGTGGGAGAAAAACATTGAATCCAGTACTCAGGATTTTCTAAGCCAGGTTACAACAACAATCGATGGACAGTATTTAATTACTGGGAGTGCTATACAATCTGGAAGCCAGAAGAAAGAAGCTGGAAGTAATACCAAGCAAAATAATGGGTATGATTTTCATTTGGTGAAACTGAATCAGCAAGGAGATCAGGTTTGGGAAAAGTACTTTGCGGGAAGTAATCACGACTATTTATCTGCTACTGTAGCTACACAGGAAGGGGGCTTTTTAGTTTCAGGGACATCTTACTCTGGGAAATCTTTAGATAAAAAAGATGATTCCAAAGGAGGATCAGACATTTGGCTCATTAGACTTAATGAGTTTGGAGATGAATTATGGCAAAAAACTTTAGGTACAAGTGCTGATGAAGAAGCAAGATCAGTTATTCAAACAACGGATCTCGGATTCTTTGTGGCTGGAAATGTGCAAAATGCTGTTAAAGGTTATGGTTCAAAAGATGTTTTAATTATAAAGCTTGATAAAAACGGAAAAGAAATTTCACAATTGGTTTTAGGTGGCAGAGGATTAGACGAGGTTGAAAAAATGATTCCAACGAAGGACGGGGGAGCATTATTAGGAATTTATTCGAGAAGTTCCGGGTTTCGGGTTTCGGGTTCCGAAGATCAAAGCTCAACTCCAGAAACCTCGAACCGCGTATCTCGCTATCCCAAAACCACTAATAATGAAGGCGAAGGTGATTATTGGATCGTAAAACTCAGCAAAGATGGAAAAGTAGAATGGGAAAAGAATTTTGGGGGTAAAGGAGATGATCATTTGAGAACCCTGGCTTTGACTTCAACTGGTTACATTATTGGCGGTGAATCCAGATCAGAAAGATCAGGAAACAAGACCGTTGGAATTGAAGAAGGTACAGATCTTTGGCTGATCTCCTTAAACGAAAAAGGCGATGAGCAATGGCAGAAATCGTACAATTTCAAAAACAGAGATGTTTTGATGGGAATGAGTGTTATTGCTTCTGGTGATGATAAAACTTCTAAAGGAATATTATTAGGAGGTTATACTCAAGCAGAAGGAAGGATAGAAACCGATGATGAAACTTTTTGGATGTTGTACCTGAATCAGGATGGTAACGAACAGTGGAGAAAACATGTGAGTGGAGACTCGAGACGAAGAGAAGAGAGACTTTCTGATATAAAATTAAATAGAGATGGTTCTATTATTCTAGCGGGAACTAGTGCAGAGGAATTAGGAAAAGAAAATTGGAAAATTATCAAGTTAGGAGATAAACAATTGGATCAGTTGATCGAGAAACATGATATCAAGATTTATCCGAACCCGGTATCAGATTATGCTTATGTTGAAATAGGTTTTGATTTCAAAGACGCTGATATTACCCTTTACGATATGGGAGGAAGGCAGTTGCAAAATATAAAAACAAAAAATAAAGTTACGAAGATCAATACTCAATCATTAATCCAAGGAGCTTATCTAGTATCCATAAAAACAGACACTAATAAAACGGCTAACGCTAAATTAATCAAGAAATAATGAAGAAGCTAACACTATTGGCAATTACATTGTCTGGTATCTTAGGTAATGCTCAATCTGCTAAAGACTTAACCAACTCATTTAGTAAAAATACAAAAAGCCCACAAGCTACAGACTTTATAAGATATGGTAATATCCCTATCAAAAAGAATATAGGAGAACTTGATTTAAACATCCCTTTATTATCAATTCCTACACAAAATGGAGGTGCTGTAAGTTTGAATCTTAATTATAATGCATCAGGTTTTATACCTGACAAGAAGTCTGGTATTGTAGGATTTAACTGGAATTTGACGTCAGGAGGAGTTATTACACGAAGTGTTGTAGGCGAAGCTGATGATCAAGCAGGATCTCCACAAACGGGTGGTGGTATGTATGGTCATTATGAGCATGGATATCTGGTCGGAATAAAGCAATTCGGAACCAATATCTCTGAGCTTCCAACAGATAATGATTTATCAACCATGAATCCTAATAAATTATCTGCCGCAGTAGACAATTTGACGGACGATTTTTTTGAAGTCCGATTAAATGGCTATCCAAATACTAATTCTACACGATACGAAACAACATCTGATAAATATTCATTTAATTTTAATGGTATTTCTGGAAGTTTCTTTATAGCCCCCGATGGTAAAGTCGAGGTGGTTACCAGTGAACCTCATAAACTTAAAGTAGACCTTTCGGGAATGAATTCCCAGCCTTATAACAGTGTTTGTAGTCCGTTAAGTGAATCAGAAATCATCATTACAGATGAAGTAGGAAATAAATATTACTTTGGGAAAGAAAGTAAAAATTTAGAGTATAATGTTTTTTTAGGAGCAACTGCAACAGGTAGTAATGCTCAAACTCCTGTAATCAGCAGCTGGTATCAATATAAAACAGAATATCAGAATGGGGATGTTTTAAAATATAATTACCAGGCAGATAATATTGCTCCCAATAATGTTTATAGCAGTTTTTGTATTATAGATCAAAATAATTTCTGGAAGCCACTTCCACAGTACAGTGATCTGAAAAAGTTTCTGGATCTTCATTCTATGGGAGATAGCAATTCGAAGCACGTTTTTAACGTGGTGAAAAAGACTTATCTATCAAATATTGAATATAAGGATTACAAAATCGTTTTCTCCTACTCTGATCAGGATAACCTTTATAAAAATGTAGACATTAGTGGTAGCCAGTTTGGAAAAGTGCCTCAAAAGAAACTGGACAAAATACAGTTATATAATCAAACCAATCTGACTAACACGATTGATTTTGGATATGAAGTATACAATACCCAATACCCAAGAATATTTCTTAAAACGGTAAAAGAAATGGGAAAAGAGCCCTACGAATTTTCGTATGACACCAGCAGTGCGGCTAATACACCAAGCCCTATGACTTTTGCTGTCGATTACTGGGGGTATTATAATGGAAAGACTTCTAACGATGCTCCTTTTACTATTTTTCCTTCGGTAAATTACTCAAGTAATGGGGATTATCAGTATACTTCAGATGTAAGGGAGTCTAATTTTTCTTATTCAAAGATGTATGCCCTTCAAAGTGTTAAATACCCCACAAAAGGAAGCTCTTTCTTTACATATGAACCACATAGCTACAGTTTTAGATTAGAACGAAGATCTGATAATAGTTTCCTCCCTAAGCTTTACGCAGTAAATGGGATCGTTGGAGGAACAAGGTTACAGAAAATTTATGATTATGATCTTAACGCGAATCAAAATACCAGGGAATTTATATACACAAATGATCTTGACCAGTCCTCCGGTATCCTTACCGAGTGGCCAAGATATTTCTTTTCCTTCAACGCACAGACAAGTGGTGCACTCTGTTCAGGAGGTAGTGGTTGGTTAAACTGTGTTCCATGGGCATTTAATGGCACAAAAAACATTCAGACTGCCTCAGGTTATTCAAGAAGTTTAACGGAAGGAGCTGTTATAAGTTATTCAAGGGTAATTGAAAAGCTCTCTGGTAATGGAAGCACTACTGATTATTTTACAAGTTATATAGATAAGCCAGACGTGCATTTTGATAATTCAGTGCAACTTACAGCAGGGGATTACAGTCCATTGCCAGCCGTCAGGAATCTTTTATTCATGCCAGCAAGCAGGAGTATTGAAAGAGATAAGCTTTCTAAAAGACTTATTAAAGATGAATCAGGAACACTTTTGGAAGAACAAGTTTATTTATATAATGAAGACCCGTCAAGGCTGGATAAGTATCATATTTCAATGAACATATCAAATGCATGGATGAACCCTTTAAGGAACTATTATTACAATAACTTCATGAGTTCTAATGTCACTAAACAGTATTTAAACAATAATTTATTATCATCTAAATCAGAAAATTTCTATCAATCGGCCAATGGAGTGAATTTGTCCAAAGTTAAGAATACAAGTCCTGATGGAAAAGTCACAGAAACGACTTACCAATATGCCAATGAAAAAAATAATCAATTAATGATTGGTAAAAATATGGTAGGAATTCCGCTGGAAACAATGACTACCCAAACGGATAATGGGGTTACAAAAACATTATCAAAGGTAGAAACTATTTATCCCACTTCACTCCCTACTCCCGAGGCTGGGAATTTAATATTACCTTTATCCCTAAAATCCTATGATGTTCTTGACAATACACCTTCTATAGAGGTGAGCTATAATCAATATGATACTAACGGAAATCTGCAACAATACACTTCAAAAGATGCAGTCCCGACAGCGATTGTTTGGGGATATAATAATACCCAGCCTATTGCAAAAGTACAAGGTGCAACTTATGCTCAATTGGCAAGCTTAGGAATTATCACAGCCATCGTTGATGCCTCAGATTTGGATACAGAAAATCCAACTAATGAACCTGCCTTAATTACAGCATTAGATAATTTCAGAAAGAACTCTGCTTTATCTTCCTATCAGGTAACAACCTATACTTATGATCCTTTAATTGGAGTGACCAGCATAACGCCTCCGTCAGGATTCAGGGAAGTCTATATCTATGATACAGCTAACAGGTTAAAAGAAATACGTCAGCAGGAAAAAGATACTTCTGGAAATATGGTATATAAAGTGGTTAAAGAGTTCAAATACAACTACAAAAACTAAGACATGATGAAGAAAATAAAACAAATAATCGCTGTTAGCACGATACTTATTGTTGGGATGGCTCATGCTCAGCTTTCCACTACAGAAAATTATATTTATTCAAAAACCTATTTGTCAGACCCTACGCTTCCTAATGTTAGAACCGCAGAAACTGTTCAGTATTTTGATGGATTGGGAAGACCTAAACAGGTAGTCAATATAAAAGCATCCCCTTTAGGAAGAGATGTTGTGACCCCTATTGTGTACGATGGATTTGGAAGGCAAACAAGGGATTATCTTCCTGTTCCTCAACAGTCAACAACCAATGGAGCGATATATGGACAGAATCCAGGATTGGTTCCATTACCAATCTCTGATCCAACAGGTGTTTACCCTGCTGCAGAAAAAGTTTATGCTGAAAAGGAATTGGAAAAATCTCCTTTAGAAAGAATATTGGAACAAAGGCAGGTAGGAACAGCATGGGCTACAAAACCTGTTTTGTTTGGATACTTAGCCAATACTACTACAGATGTTCGAAAATATATTACTACCACGACTCCTTTGGATGGAAGAACAAACTCTGCATTGAGAGTTGCTCCAAATGATACAAATACAGCAAGTGGATTTTATAAAGCTAATCAGCTTTATAAAAACTCTGTGAAAGATGAGGATGGAAATGAAACGATAGAGTTTAAAAATGGACAGGGACAAACCGTTTTGGTGAGAAAAGTAATTAGTACTACGGATAATGCTGACACCTATTATATCTATAATGAATATAATCAATTGGCTTTTGTAATTCCACCAAAGGCTTCTTTTGCCCTTAAAGGCTTGAGTGCAGGAACGCAGATTGTCGAGACTGATCCTACTTTAAATGATCTTTGTTACCAATATCGATACGATGGTAAAAACAGGTTATTGGAGAAAAAACTCCCTGGAAAAGGTTGGGAATATATGGTATATGATAAAGCTGACAGGCTTATTATGACACAGGATCCTGAATTAAATAAGAAAAAGAAATGGCTTGTTTCCAAGTATGATCGATTTGGGCGTGTGATTTATACAGGTATTTTCCCATCTTTAGAAAGCAGATCCAGTCTGCAAAGTTTACTTAATAATTATGTAATTACAGAATATAGAAATGCTCAGGGTTTTAGCAAAAACGGGATACAAATTTTTTACAGCAATGATTTTGTGGATATAGAAACTGTTTTATCGGTTAATTATTATGATAGTTATCTTCCGGGAGACCCTTTTCCTACACAGGTATTTGATCAGACTGTACTTCCTTCGGATGTACAACAATATGGGAGAAATACAAAAGGGTTACCTGTTTCTAGTTTTGTAAAAAATATTGAAGATGACAACTGGACCAAAACCTATATGTATTACGATCTTAAAGGAAGAGGTATAAGAGAGTTTTCATTTAACCACCTGGGAGGATATACTAATGTAGAGAGGCAGCTAGATTTTTCAGGAATACCTCAAAAAATCATTACGACGCATCAAAGATTAAGCAGTGATACTCCAAGAACTATTACTGAAATATTTACTTATGATCCTCAGAATAGACTTCTTACACATACCCACCAAGTAGACAATAATCCTGTTGAAGTCTTAACACAGAATAAATATAACGAGCTTTCGCAATTAGAATCTAAAAAAGTGGGTGGTAGTATAGCCGTTCCATTACAGCAAATAGATTATCAATACAATATCAGAGGTTGGATGACAAAGATCAATGATCCGACAACTCTCAACGGAAAACTATTTGGATATGAAATTAAATACAGTAATCCTGTTAATTCCAATATTGCTCCTGGAAAATTCAATGGAAACATAGCAGAGGTTGATTGGAAAAATGCTTCGGAAGATATCTTGAAAAGATATAATTATGAGTATGATCCATTAAATAGACTAAAAAATGCTTTTTATAAAGAACCTACTACAGGAAGTAACGGTAAGTTTGATGAATACCTTACTTATGATCTAAATGGGAATATAAGCAACCTTAAGCGAACAGCTGTTCCAATAGGTCAGGTAACTCCTACTGTTATAGATAGTCTTGACTACCAGTATACAGGAAATCGCCTTAATAAAGTAATTGAAAATTCATTAAATGATACAGGATATGAAGGTGGAAATAACACAATTGATTATGATCTGAATGGGAACATGATTAATATGAAAGATAAAGGTATTAATACTATTTCTTACAATCACCTTAATTTACCTGATTCCTATTCAATTACTCAGAATGATCCATTTGGCGGAGTCACCAGTTTTGAATTGGATTATTTATACCGATCAGATGGTGTAAAAGTTCGTAAAACGAATACCACTGGGGGAAATAAAGGAAATCCTACAATAACAAAAAATGTAACAGATTATTTGGATGGCTTTCAGTATAAGTATTCTGAAACCACTCAATGTACTTGGTGTCGTACAAGTGTGGCATTTGAGCAAGAAGCATATAAAGATGCTCCTATTAATGACCTAACAAAGCCTATAACAGCACAATGGATTCTTGATTTTGTACCAACTTCAGAAGGTTTTTATAGTTTCACAGAAAACCGTTATATTTACCAATATAAAGACCACTTAGGAAATGCTAGGGTCAGTTATGCAAAAAACAGCGCAGGCGTTCTTGAAACAATTGATACCAATAACTATTATGCCTTTGGATTAAACCATATAGGAGCAAATAAAGGATTGTTAGGAGGATATTTAAATTACAAGTACAACGGCAAGGAACTACAAGAGACCGGGATGTATGATTATGGAGCTAGGTTTTATATGCCGGATATTGGAAGATGGGGCGTTGTAGATCCGCTCGCGGAAACTTCTCGTCGTTGGAATCCGTACACATATGCATATAATAGTCCTATAAATTTTGTAGATCCAGATGGTATGCTATCGCGATCTTTTATAGACCAGTTAATGAGTTCTGCTAGTGGTACAACGTGGACAAATACTGGAAATGGAAATTTTTCTGATGGAAACGGAAATACAATTAGTGATAATCCTCCAGATGATTATGTATTTAATGAAAATGGCAAATATGTGAGAACAGATAAAACTGGAAAGCCTGATCAACTAGTAATTGAAAATTCAAAAACAAAAAAACAAACAACTTATCAGTTTAATGACCCGAAAACAGATGTTGCAGCAATAAATTATAACATTAAAAAATTTGGGAATAATTTTAAAAACCATCAAT is a window from the Chryseobacterium sp. T16E-39 genome containing:
- a CDS encoding DUF6443 domain-containing protein, which encodes MMKKIKQIIAVSTILIVGMAHAQLSTTENYIYSKTYLSDPTLPNVRTAETVQYFDGLGRPKQVVNIKASPLGRDVVTPIVYDGFGRQTRDYLPVPQQSTTNGAIYGQNPGLVPLPISDPTGVYPAAEKVYAEKELEKSPLERILEQRQVGTAWATKPVLFGYLANTTTDVRKYITTTTPLDGRTNSALRVAPNDTNTASGFYKANQLYKNSVKDEDGNETIEFKNGQGQTVLVRKVISTTDNADTYYIYNEYNQLAFVIPPKASFALKGLSAGTQIVETDPTLNDLCYQYRYDGKNRLLEKKLPGKGWEYMVYDKADRLIMTQDPELNKKKKWLVSKYDRFGRVIYTGIFPSLESRSSLQSLLNNYVITEYRNAQGFSKNGIQIFYSNDFVDIETVLSVNYYDSYLPGDPFPTQVFDQTVLPSDVQQYGRNTKGLPVSSFVKNIEDDNWTKTYMYYDLKGRGIREFSFNHLGGYTNVERQLDFSGIPQKIITTHQRLSSDTPRTITEIFTYDPQNRLLTHTHQVDNNPVEVLTQNKYNELSQLESKKVGGSIAVPLQQIDYQYNIRGWMTKINDPTTLNGKLFGYEIKYSNPVNSNIAPGKFNGNIAEVDWKNASEDILKRYNYEYDPLNRLKNAFYKEPTTGSNGKFDEYLTYDLNGNISNLKRTAVPIGQVTPTVIDSLDYQYTGNRLNKVIENSLNDTGYEGGNNTIDYDLNGNMINMKDKGINTISYNHLNLPDSYSITQNDPFGGVTSFELDYLYRSDGVKVRKTNTTGGNKGNPTITKNVTDYLDGFQYKYSETTQCTWCRTSVAFEQEAYKDAPINDLTKPITAQWILDFVPTSEGFYSFTENRYIYQYKDHLGNARVSYAKNSAGVLETIDTNNYYAFGLNHIGANKGLLGGYLNYKYNGKELQETGMYDYGARFYMPDIGRWGVVDPLAETSRRWNPYTYAYNSPINFVDPDGMLSRSFIDQLMSSASGTTWTNTGNGNFSDGNGNTISDNPPDDYVFNENGKYVRTDKTGKPDQLVIENSKTKKQTTYQFNDPKTDVAAINYNIKKFGNNFKNHQFVFSVSSSWMSYFQFDSGAYEKSTIGKYFETAWGSIGNELDPAMYNLSDFLLQQGEGDTWSSKEILGDKGPLYIFQGDGYQAYNHMDAGNFIWGYFMNAMKYDYSTTIKAAKLYNSNDSGADLRSIRNGFFLNNFSKIFKYVPITNPTK
- a CDS encoding NUMOD4 domain-containing protein, coding for MNLTNYINDRYLNEVLYNTSLRNLTGEKWKPIENFENYAISNYGRVKSLERLITSKDRKKRKAPELIMKLQFMKFFNKYLERDFYNITCLLSSEGKRFRKSVPRLVYHHFVEDLNTNTKSFLISFKDGNRFHLHADNLEKLSVSEDHFKRVQANRVTNSRECMKKQ
- a CDS encoding T9SS type A sorting domain-containing protein, yielding MKKLYLSAFTLCIGLGLSAQDIVWEKNIESSTQDFLSQVTTTIDGQYLITGSAIQSGSQKKEAGSNTKQNNGYDFHLVKLNQQGDQVWEKYFAGSNHDYLSATVATQEGGFLVSGTSYSGKSLDKKDDSKGGSDIWLIRLNEFGDELWQKTLGTSADEEARSVIQTTDLGFFVAGNVQNAVKGYGSKDVLIIKLDKNGKEISQLVLGGRGLDEVEKMIPTKDGGALLGIYSRSSGFRVSGSEDQSSTPETSNRVSRYPKTTNNEGEGDYWIVKLSKDGKVEWEKNFGGKGDDHLRTLALTSTGYIIGGESRSERSGNKTVGIEEGTDLWLISLNEKGDEQWQKSYNFKNRDVLMGMSVIASGDDKTSKGILLGGYTQAEGRIETDDETFWMLYLNQDGNEQWRKHVSGDSRRREERLSDIKLNRDGSIILAGTSAEELGKENWKIIKLGDKQLDQLIEKHDIKIYPNPVSDYAYVEIGFDFKDADITLYDMGGRQLQNIKTKNKVTKINTQSLIQGAYLVSIKTDTNKTANAKLIKK